DNA sequence from the Candidatus Hydrogenedentota bacterium genome:
TCGCAAACGTTTGCGGGTTTTCCACGGGATGGCCCAGCACGATGGGCGCCGCCCCAGCCGCCTGGAACCCAAGCATTCGGGGAAGATTTTGCGCCTTACGCGACGCGTGGTATTCCTTAAACCCTTTCCAGTACGCGGTAATGTTTCCCGCGTTCCCGACCGGCAGCGCGTGAAAGTCCGGCGCAACCCCCTCGAAATCGTCCACGATTTCAAATGCGCCCGTCTTCTGGCCCTCGATGCGATATGGGTTGACCGAGTTGACCAACTGGATGGGCTGCTCGTCGCAGATTTTCCGCACCAACTTCAGTGCATCGTCAAAGTTCCCCTTGACCTGAATCACCTTCGCGCCGTGGATCATCGCCTGGGACAGTTTGCCCATGGCGATCTTCCCGTCCGGAATAAGCACCACACACTTGATGCGCGCGCGCGCCGCATACGCCGCCGCAGACGCGGACGTGTTTCCGGTGGACGCGCACATCACCGCCTTGAACCCGTCTTCAACCGCGCGCGTTATCGCCATGGTCATGCCGCGGTCCTTGAACGACCCGGTCGGGTTCAACCCCTCGTACTTGAGGTAGATGTCCAGCTTCGGGTCGATCGCCTCGCTCAGGTTGTGCGCCTGGATCAGAGGCGTCG
Encoded proteins:
- a CDS encoding threonine synthase; amino-acid sequence: MTNPGLIERYRKYLPVSPKTRVITLNEGSTPLIQAHNLSEAIDPKLDIYLKYEGLNPTGSFKDRGMTMAITRAVEDGFKAVMCASTGNTSASAAAYAARARIKCVVLIPDGKIAMGKLSQAMIHGAKVIQVKGNFDDALKLVRKICDEQPIQLVNSVNPYRIEGQKTGAFEIVDDFEGVAPDFHALPVGNAGNITAYWKGFKEYHASRKAQNLPRMLGFQAAGAAPIVLGHPVENPQTFATAIRIGNPASWQQAEAARDESNGVIGMVTDHEIRVAYQKLAATEGVFCEPASAASIAGIIKLVESGFFADAKPFTGSRVRITCVLTGHGLKDPDNALKAAEQPVTVEADEYAVLDAIGIGEPALA